In Erigeron canadensis isolate Cc75 chromosome 6, C_canadensis_v1, whole genome shotgun sequence, the following are encoded in one genomic region:
- the LOC122605290 gene encoding kinesin-like protein KIN-6, protein MEELKSPPPSCPKTVTVRRNPPRRARPTPYSAAPSSSSKPPPPSSSIIRSFPIDDILSINIPEPPPCSENQPKSSEKLKVFLRIRPPIVVPIPPKPQPKTAWPQNPNKKNEGSRKATETCLKVIDSCSVTLCPPQSVVDVRRTKSEVYQGFSYVFSPQSTQNEVYEKMVNPLVDDFLKGKSGMLAAMGPSGSGKTHTVFGTNRDPGMVSLALRQIFSKNKGKGPKISRTFFLSMFEIYSERGKGEKMMDLSHEGGDVYMQQSTIKGLQEVAIHDAQQAESLIASGMLRRSTAMTNSNIQSSRSQCIINIRSGLDNLGEDATAHLCTATLTIVDLAGAEREKRTGNQGARLLESNFINNTAMVFGLCLRSLLEHQKNPKKPFHKHFQNSLLTKYLRDFLEGKKRMALILTAKPGEDDYQDTSYLLRQAAPFMNIKFENVEEQPAITLGNKRRTQGLLKAEHVKRKKLNCIEVSPGDEVKCGDQCEPHKEDPVSIELESEKDYLAKENVTSSRKRAKESQILLNISIAMWNVLKEYKKKLQASENEADTLRRSLTIKAERCTALETELILAKASCSCGKEVGAEYLVPKENEVEALSTSCLTELQRHWPVDIHVGTSSAELASTSPIAQIVEEQRSEKNYVPGEYVLFGKHDLTELGDTDFISEVAGCDTCKSAVCDAFVDGDEISSHVKGDQRKHEQREPNAQLSPSDPSESETFQKQEGLGDTVNIDQELSSVEAVSISSDFEKFEVQSNEKVDASSPSIVAGKQEYKEAEKIEITGQLTGCDNIESAVYDSELLVNEVNLPSVVKVYGWKAAEADSTAHVLSSNPSEVECSEKHDILDDTGVSSVEGVSISSDPEKFDVQSFEMVDVSWPSSVCDTHELRGVKEREANGEIIDPAGQDSELPCIVGDEMSLSLVEDQLEREEKEIVDVSCPSCDTKELRGVEEKVANGEITGWDTLDPAAQDSELPCIVRDEMFLCLAENQLEPEEKEVVSSDEVVSTSSDPEKFDVQSNEIVDVIFPSSVCDKQELRGVEEREANGDITDFVGQDSELPCIVGDEMPLCLVEEQPEQEDKEVVSSVEVTPISGDPENCDVQSREIVDVSCPSSVCDIQELRAVEDREANGEITGCDALDPAGQDSELPCIAGDEMSLPLVEDQPEQEEKEVNILRSSSNLDEPKCEQKIQLLDSTDLPDQQLVLRNDVISSQKSNTSKFSEAPSVQPCQPSIVKPKRRLRPASSVMLRNINVSDFDEVTEMPKQHGKRGQKENVGDKRTQGSISLLRLLKPNLHR, encoded by the exons ATGGAGGAACTCAAAAGTCCACCACCGTCATGCCCTAAAACCGTCACGGTCCGCCGTAATCCACCCCGTCGAGCTAGACCAACTCCGTACTCCGCCGCACCGTCTTCTTCCTCCAAACCCCCTCCGCCGTCCTCCTCCATTATCCGCTCTTTCCCGATCGACGACATCCTTTCAATCAACATCCCCGAACCACCTCCTTGTTCCGAAAATCAACCAAAATCGTCAGAAAAACTCAAAGTATTTCTTCGAATACGACCGCCGATCGTTGTACCGATTCCACCGAAACCTCAACCGAAAACTGCGTGGCCTCAAAACCCTAATAAGAAAAACGAAGGTTCGAGAAAGGCGACggaa ACTTGTTTAAAAGTGATCGATTCGTGTTCTGTTACGCTTTGTCCTCCACAAAGTGTCGTTGATGTCCGTCGGACCAAGTCCGAGGTTTATCAAGGGTTTTCGTATGTTTTTTCCCCTCAATCGACTCAG AATGAAGTTTATGAAAAAATGGTGAATCCATTGGTAGATGATTTCTTGAAGGGGAAAAGTGGAATGTTAGCGGCAATGGGGCCGAGTGGATCTGGCAAAACACATACTGTCTTTGGGACTAATAGAGATCCAGGCATGGTCTCTCTTGCTCTTCgacaaatattttcaaaaaacaaaggCAAAGGACCCAAGATATCAAG GACTTTTTTTCTGTCGATGTTTGAAATATATTCTGAGCGTGGAAAAGGAGAAAAGATGATGGATTTGTCACATGAAGGAGGTGATGTTTATATGCAGCAATCAACTATTAAAGGGCTCCAAGAG GTAGCCATTCACGATGCTCAACAGGCTGAATCTTTGATTGCCAGTGGAATGTTAAGGCGTTCAACTGCTATGACGAACTCCAATATTCAGTCGAG CCGATCACAGTGCATCATAAACATTCGCTCTGGTCTTGATAACCTTGGTGAAGATGCTACTGCCCATTTATGCACTGCTACATTGACCATAGTTGATCTCGCAGGAGCTGAAAGAGAAAAGAGGACTGGAAACCAG GGAGCTAGACTGCTAGAGAGCAACTTTATCAACAACACAGCTATGGTTTTTGGATTATGCTTGAGG TCTTTATTAGAGCATCAGAAGAACCCCAAGAAACCTTTTCATAAGCATTTCCAGAATTCTTTG TTGACTAAATACTTACGTGATTTTTTGGAAGGAAAGAAGAGGATGGCATTG ATTTTGACTGCAAAACCAGGGGAGGATGATTATCAGGATACATCTTATTTGCTAAGACAGGCTGCACCATTTATGAATATCAA GTTTGAGAACGTGGAAGAACAGCCTGCTATTACGTTGGGCAATAAGAGAAGGACCCAAGGATTATTGAAAGCAGAGCATGTGAAGCGCAAGAAGCTGAATTGTATTGAAGTTTCTCCg GGTGACGAGGTGAAATGTGGGGATCAGTGTGAGCCTCATAAAGAAG ATCCTGTTAGTATTGAATTAGAATCAGAAAAAGACTACTTAGCTAAGGAAAATGTTACCAGTTCACGGAAGAGGGCTAAAGAGAGCCAAATTCTTTTAAATATCTCTATAGCAATGTGGAATGTTTTGaaagaatataaaaagaaactaCAG GCTAGTGAAAATGAAGCTGATACACTAAGACGTAGCCTCACTATTAAAGCAGAAAGATGCACTGCATTAGAAACTGAACTGATTCTAGCAAAAGCTTCCTGCTCATGTGGGAAGGAAGTTGGTGCAGAGTATCTTGTGCCCAAAGAAAATGAAGTTGAGGCTCTATCAACAAGCTGCTTAACTGAGTTGCAGAGGCACTGGCCAGTTGATATTCATGTG GGTACAAGTTCGGCTGAATTAGCATCAACATCGCCAATTGCCCAAATTGTTGAAGAGCAGCGTAGCGAG AAAAATTATGTCCCCGGTGAATATGTTCTGTTTGGTAAACATGATTTGACGGAGCTTGGAGACACCGACTTCATCAGTGAAGTTGCAG GTTGTGATACATGTAAGTCAGCTGTATGTGATGCATTTGTAGACGGAGATGAAATTTCTTCCCATGTCAAAGGAGACCAAAGGAAACATGAGCAGCGCGAG CCAAATGCACAACTTTCACCTTCAGATCCCAGCGAGTCAGAAACCTTCCAAAAGCAGGAGGGACTGGGTGACACT GTTAATATTGATCAGGAATTAAGTTCTGTTGAAGCTGTATCAATATCCAgtgattttgaaaagtttgaagTGCAGAGCAATGAG AAAGTGGATGCTTCAAGTCCAAGTATTGTGGCTGGTAAACAAGAATACAAGGAAGCTGAAAAAATTGAGATCACTGGACAATTAACAG GTTGTGATAATATAGAGTCAGCTGTTTATGATTCAGAGTTACTTGTAAATGAAGTAAACCTTCCTTCAGTTGTGAAGGTATATGGATGGAAAGCTGCCGAAGCAGAT TCAACTGCACATGTTTTATCTTCAAATCCAAGTGAAGTAGAGTGTTCTGAGAAGCATGACATATTGGATGACACT GGAGTAAGTTCGGTTGAAGGTGTATCTATTTCTAGCGATCCTGAAAAGTTTGATGTGCAAAGTTTTGAG ATGGTTGATGTTTCATGGCCAAGCTCTGTCTGTGATACACACGAATTGAGAGGTGTTAAAGAAAGAGAGGCCAATGGAGAAATAATAG ATCCTGCTGGTCAAGATTCAGAGTTACCTTGCATAGTTGGAGATGAAATGTCTTTATCGTTGGTAGAAGACCAGCTAGAACGGGAAGAAAAAGAG ATAGTTGATGTTTCATGTCCAAGCTGTGATACAAAAGAATTGAGGGGTGTTGAAGAAAAAGTGGCCAATGGAGAAATAACAG GCTGGGATACTTTAGATCCTGCTGCTCAAGATTCAGAGTTACCTTGCATAGTTAGAGATGAAATGTTTTTGTGTTTGGCGGAAAACCAACTAGAACCGGAAGAAAAAGAG GTAGTAAGTTCGGATGAAGTTGTATCTACTTCCAGTGATCCTGAAAAGTTTGATGTACAGAGTAATGAG ATAGTTGATGTTATATTTCCAAGCTCTGTATGTGATAAGCAAGAGTTGAGGGGTGTTGAAGAAAGAGAGGCTAATGGAGATATAACAG ATTTTGTTGGTCAAGATTCAGAGTTACCTTGCATAGTTGGAGATGAAATGCCTTTGTGTTTGGTGGAAGAACAACCAGAACAGGAAGATAAAGAG GTAGTAAGTTCGGTTGAAGTAACACCAATTTCCGGCGATCCTGAAAATTGTGATGTACAGAGTAGAGAG ATAGTTGATGTTTCGTGTCCAAGCTCTGTATGTGATATACAAGAATTGAGGGCTGTTGAAGATAGAGAGGCTAATGGAGAAATAACAG GCTGTGATGCTTTAGATCCGGCCGGTCAAGATTCAGAGTTACCTTGCATAGCTGGAGATGAAATGTCTTTGCCTTTGGTGGAAGACCAACCAGAACAGGAAGAAAAAGAG GTGAATATTCTAAGATCATCATCAAATCTGGACGAACCAAAGTGCGAACAGAAAATCCAATTATTAGATTCAACT GACCTCCCGGATCAACAATTGGTCCTGAGAAATGATGTTATTAGTTCTCAAAAGTCCAACACCAGTAAGTTTTCTGAGGCTCCAAGTGTTCAACCTTGCCAACCAAGCATTGTGAAACCAAAAAG GAGACTACGACCTGCTTCATCTGTGATGCTGAGGAATATAAATGTTTCAGATTTCGATGAAGTAACCGAGATGCCAAAG CAACACGGAAAAAGAGGTCAAAAGGAAAATGTTGGTGATAAGAGAACACAAGGTAGCATCTCTCTTTTACGCCTCCTGAAACCAAATCTCCATCGCTAG